In Theropithecus gelada isolate Dixy chromosome 13, Tgel_1.0, whole genome shotgun sequence, one DNA window encodes the following:
- the LGALSL gene encoding galectin-related protein gives MAGSVADSDAVVKLDDGHLNNSLSSPVQADVYFPRLIVPFCGHIKGGMRPGKKVLVMGIVDLNPESFAISLTCGDSEDPPADVAIELKAVFTDRQLLRNSCISGERGEEQSAIPYFPFIPDQPFRVEILCEHPRFRVFVDGHQLFDFYHRIQTLSAIDTIKINGDLQITKLG, from the exons ATGGCGGGATCGGTGGCCGACAGCGATGCCGTGGTG AAACTAGATGATGGCCATTTAAACAACTCTTTGAGCTCTCCAGTTCAAGCGGACGTGTACTTCCCACGACTG ATAGTTCCATTTTGTGGGCACATTAAAGGTGGCATGAGACCAGGCAAGAAGGTGTTAGTGATGGGCATCGTAGACCTCAACCCAGAGAG ctttGCAATCAGCTTGACCTGTGGGGACTCTGAAGACCCTCCTGCCGATGTGGCAATTGAACTCAAAGCTGTGTTCACAGATCGGCAGCTACTCAGAAATTCTTGTATATCTGGAGAGAGGGGTGAAGAACAGTCAGCAATCCCTTACTTCCCATTCATTCCAGACCAGCCATTCAGG GTGGAAATTCTTTGTGAGCACCCACGTTTCCGAGTGTTTGTGGATGGACACCAACTTTTTGATTTTTACCATCGCATTCAAACGTTATCTGCAATTGACACCATAAAGATAAACGGAGACCTCCAGATCACCAAGCTTGGCTGA